CTGCTCTATCTCTTTTAGGAGTTGCTTCTCTTTTCCTTATATATGGAGGAATTTCAGGTGATGATACACTTATAAAAGAAGCCCCTTCTCTTATAGTTGGTTTTGGTTTTGGTGCTTCATTTGTTGCACTTTTTGCACAACTTGGAGGAGGTATATATACTAAGGCTGCTGATGTTGGTGCAGATCTTGTTGGTAAAGTTGAAGCTGGTATTCCAGAAGATGATCCTAGAAATCCAGCTGTTATTGCAGATCTTGTTGGGGACAATGTTGGTGACTGTGCTGGGAGAGGTGCCGATCTCTTCGAATCTACTGCTGCTGAAAATGTTGGTGCTATGATTTTAGGAGTTGCCCTTTATCCTGTTTTTGGATGGAAGGGAATATTATTTCCACTTGTGGCACGTGCATTTGGTATTTTAGCTTCAATAGTAGGAATATTTCTTGTTAAAGTCAAAGATGACAATGATGATCCTATGAAAGCATTAAAAGGTGGTTTTGTTATAACATCCTTAATTAATGTAGTACTTCTATTCTTTGTAGTTCGAAATATGTTAAGTGGCACTCTCGAAAATGGAACTAAAGTAAATTATATTTATTTATACGGCTGTGCCCTTGCTGGAATATTTCTAAGTTATATATTTGTAATTATTACTGATTATTATACTTCAATAACTCATAAACCTGTAAAAGATATAGCTGATGCTTGTGAAACTGGTGCTGGAACTAACATAATAACTGGTTTATCTGTAGGTATGGAATCTACTGCTTTACCAGTACTATTTATATCCTTGTGCATATTTGTTTCTTATAAATTAGCTGCTCTAGCTTTACCGGGCGTTGCAAGTGCTGGCTTATATGGTACCGCAATAGCTACTATGGGAATGCTTTCAACTTGCACCTACATTCTTGCTATGGATACTTTTGGACCAATAACTGATAATGCTGGTGGTATTACAGAAATGTCTGGTGCTCCTGAAGAAATCAGACTAGTAACTGACAGGTTAGATGCTTGTGGTAATACTACAAAAGCATTAACAAAAGGTTATGCAGTTGGTTCTGCAGCACTTGCTACCTTCCTACTATTCTCTGCTTACTTAGATGAGGTTAAAAGGATACTTGGTGTCCCTTTAGATTCTTGGTATGCAGTTGATATCGGAAAACCTGAAGTATTTATCGCTGGTTTTATAGGTGCTATGATTGTATTCTTATTTAGTTCTACTGCAATAAAAGCTGTTAGTCGCGCTGCTCAATATGTAATATTGGAAGTTAGAAGACAATTCAAAGAAATTCCTGGAATAATGGAAGGAACAGCAAAACCCGATTATGCTCGATGTGTTGATATAGTTACAAAAGGAGCATTAAAAGAAATGATACTCCCTGGAATATTAGTAATTTCTGCACCTATATTAGTTGGTGTAATTCTAGGAAAAGAAGCTGCTGCTGGCTTTCTAATGATAACTACTATTACTGGTGTCATAATGGCTCTATTCCTAAATAATGGTGGTGGCGCATGGGACAATGCGAAAAAACTTATAGAACTTGGAGCTCATGGTGGTAAAAATTCCGAAGCACACAAAGCTAGTGTAGTTGGTGACACAGTTGGTGATCCATTTAAGGATACTGCCGGTCCATCACTTCATGTACTTATAAAACTTGTAAGTACATTGACATTAGTATTTGTAGCATTATTTAGTTAAAACTCAGTAGAAACCTACAACAGTTAATCATTATCAAAAAAATTGTACCCTATAGAGTATACCTAGTTAATATATACTCTATAGGGTATTTTCCTTTTATCTTATATAAGTTAACTTTTAATATATTATAACCCAAATCCTCCAATATAGGTTTTCAATTCTTCTGCCAATGTATTTAATTTTTCAACTTCTCTAATAATATCTTCACTATAAGCTGTTTATTCTTCTGTAGACACTGTTACCTCTTCTGTACTTATAGTTGTTTCTTTAGATACAGGTAAAACCAATTCCATATATTGGCAATTTTACCCTAACTCCCTCTATTGATGATAAATCCAGTGTTTCCTCTAATATTTCATGGAGTTATCTTGAACATTAGAAATATGAATATCAATAATTATGGATAACTAGATTATTTTTCCCATATGATTAGTCTACTGAAACTGTTTGTATATTAACTTTATGTTCTAATAATATATCCTTAAACTCTGTAGGGATATTATCATCTGTTAATACAAAGTTAACTTCATTTGCTTTAAATTGTACTACAACACCCTGTTTAGAGAATTTTGAAGATTCAGTAAGAATTATTACATTATTAGCACTTTCCGCCATTGCCTTCACTGTTTCTGTTCTCATGTGATTTGTACCAGTAAATCCGCTCTTTATTGTAAATCCATCTGTACCAACAAATAATTTATCAACAAAAAAATCTTTTGCACATCTTCTAGTAATAGGTCCTACTAAAACTTGAGATTCTGGTTGATAGTCTCCGCCTAGTAAAACAACTTTTGCAAATGGAGCTTCTCTTATATATGATGCTATAAATGCTGAATTAGTAATAATAGTAACATCTCTTTTATTCTGTGCAATTTCATTTGCCAATAATGCGCAACAAGAACCTGATTCGATCATTACAGTTTCTCCATTCGAAACCAATTCCGCTGCTTGCTTTGCAATCTTTTGTTTTATATCATAATTAAATGCCAATCTATTATTTATATCATCATTAGAATTTATTACTGCATATCCATGTTCACGCCTTAAAAGACCTTTTTCTTCTAAAACACTTAAATCCTTACGAATTGTAACCTGTGATACGCTTAAAACTTCTGCTATTTTAGAAACTTCAATACGTTTATTATCATTTACCAATTGTAAAAGTTTTGTCTGTCTGCTTATCATTTTCATCATCCTTATCAAAAATAAATATTATTTAAAAGTATAACATATACAATTCCATCATACAAATGTTATACATTTCAAATGAAATTGAATTACTTACCCTCATAATTTAATTATGTTAATATATAAATTTAAAAATAAGTTTCTTTTAAAACCATTTTCCTTTTCGAATATAACTTTTATTTATTTTTGAAAACTCTTTATTCCATAAAGAAAATTAAATATATTATTAATAACTATCTATTAAAAATGAGTTTTATCATACATTTTAGTCTATCATAAAAAGTTCCTCAAATTTTGCCGAAGTTTTGAGGAAATTTTAATATTTGATCTACTTATTCCGCTAGATCTGTATACTAAACAAATATGCCTTTATTACATAGTATTACACTAAATCAACTATAGAAGCATCTCCATATATAGATTTCCAATCAGCTGTAAAGTCATCAACTGCCTTTTGAATTGCTGGCATTTTTAATGCATCTTGTAAAATTTCAGGTGCTACCGTTGCAGTTTGTGCTCCATAAGCAAATTAAAGTTCTTGTTCTGTTCTTTCAATTATATCGTCTTGAGTTTGTTTAGATAATACATTAAAGAATGCGCTATATCCTGCAACCCTAACAATTAAATCTCTGTAGTTTTCCGGATTTTTTTGTGCATCAATTAGAGTATCTCTAGATACTACATTATATTGTACATGGAAACCTTCTAAACGATTTTTTCTGTTCTTTCTTTATAGTTAATTAATCCAATCTTTAATACAGTTTCATAATTTACTGCTATATGAGCATCTCCAGAAGTAATGTTACCTTCTGCTTTTATAATTCCTAAATCATAGAAAAGTCTACTTTCAACAGGCATTCCTGCAAGTCCTCTGTCTTTTAACGTTTTATGTTCCCAGAAAGGAGCTATTTCTCTTAAAACTTGCTTATTTTCTTCTGTAATATAAAATGTATCTCCGTCACGTTTATCGAATTCATCAAGTTCTTCAATAACCCAATCCATTGCATACTCTGGGAATATAGGTGCTGAACGATTAGATGATGCTTGATTACCTACAATTAAAGTTTCATCTTCAATAAATATACTCATATTTTTCAAGATATTCTCTAAACATAACGCTCTACGCAATACCATTGGTTTGTCAGCATGTTCTTTATAACTTTCAGTGGTATATTTAGCTCTTTCTACACACACCATAGACTTTGCATTTAATAATTTCTCACGAAAATTGTTCATTCTATCAGTAAGGTTTCCAAAATAATTCATAACTATTCCTCCTATATATTTTTTGATATAAACATACTTTGATTCCTAATGAAACTAAATTTGTTTCTTTTATAATTTAATTATATTACTATTCTTTTTGCAGTCAAGGTTTTAATTTCATTTGAAGTGTTTATTTTCTTTGAATGCAATCTTATTTTGTTACAAAAGACTACTTTTGTGTTATTATTAAAATATAGAATCAATTTAAAAATTACATTCACTAAAATATATATATTTCAATTAAGAGTGTAATTATTATCTTAATTAAGGTTCTTACATATAAGATTTAACAAAAACATATATAAATTTTATATAAATAAACAAGGAGGTCTTTTTTATGGATGATATGAAAGCGTGCATTTTTAATATCCAAAAATATAGCATACATGATGGGCCTGGGATCCGTACAGTAGTATTTTTCAAAGGATGTCCACTTCAATGTTCGTGGTGTTCTAACCCTGAATCACAAAATAGTAATGTGCAAATTACTTGGGACAAATATAAGTGTCTAAAGTGTTTTCATTGCCTAAATGCTTGCAAATATGATTCAATCGCTTTAAAAGAAGAACGTATTACTGTGGATGCTCATTCATGTACTTCTTGTTTTCAATGTATAAAAGGTTGTCCAAAGCAAGCACTTACTATTGAAGGAAAATATTATACTGTGTCTGAAGTTTTAAAAGAAGTATTAAAAGATGAAGTATTTTATGAAGAATCAGGTGGTGGTGTAACTTTATCAGGCGGTGAAGTATTACAGCAGCATGCTTTCGCAGTTGAACTATTAAAACAACTAAGAGAAAAAAATATCCATACATCTTGTGAAACCACAGGTTATGCTTCTAATAAAGTTTTCAAGGAATTTATTGAAAATGTAGATCTGTTATTATTCGATATGAAACATTATGATAGAGAAAAACATCTTAAAGGAACTAAAGTATATAATGATAAGATAATTGCAAATCTCGCAACTGCTATTTTTAAAGACAAAGATGTTATTATAAGAATTCCTGTAATCCCTGCTTTCAACGATAGTTTAGAAGATGCACAAGGATTTTGTGATTTACTAAAAACAATTGGTGCAAAAAAAGTTAACTTATTACCATTTCATCAATTTGGACAAAAAAAATATGCACTTATAAATAAATCTTATGCTCTTCAAAATGTTACTCAATTACATGAAGAAGACTTAATATCTTATAGACAAATTTTTATTGAAAATGGATTAGATTGTACATTCTAGCTTAGCATTAAAAGATTTTACTAAATTAGCATATAATAAAAGAACTCCCTACTCTCAAATAATTTGGATAAGGAGTTCTTTTTAATATTTATATTTTGTTAAACCTTTTATTATTTATTTTCTGCTTCGAATTTCTTCATAAATTCCACTAAATCTTTAACACCTTCTATTGGCATAGCATTGTATATACTTGCTCTCATACCACCAACAGATCTGTGTCCCTTTAAGTTTTCGAATCCAGCTGCCTTAGATTCCTTTACAAACTTAGCATCTAATTCATCTGAACCAGTTACAAAAGGCACATTCATTAAAGAACGATCCTTCTTTACAACTGTTCCTTTGAACATGCTACTTGAATCAAGGAAATCATATAATATAGAAGCTTTTTCTTCATTAATCTTCTTCATTGCTTCTAGTCCACCTAAGTTTTTAACCCAATTAAATACTTTTCCACATATATATATTCCATATGCTGGTGGTGTATTATATAATGAATCATTATCTGCATGAATTTTATATTTTAACATAGTTGGAGTTCCTGGTAACACGTCATCAGTAATTAAATCTTCACGAATTATTACTACAACCATACCTGCAGGTCCTATATTCTTTTGAACTCCTGCAAAAATTAATCCATACTTAGTTACGTCAACTGGTTCTGATAGAATGTCTGATGACATATCAGCTACCAATATTTTATCTCCAACGTCTGGTAATTCATTAAACTTAGTTCCATAAATTGTATTGTTGTGACATATGTACACATAGTCAGCATCATCACTAATTTTTATATCCTTCATATCTGGTATATATGTGAAGGTTTTGTCTTCTGAAGAAGCTAAAATATTAACTTTTCCATATATCTTTGCTTCTGTTGCTGCTTTTTTAGCCCATTGCCCTGTAATAATATGATCTACAACCTTGTTTTTCATTAAGTTCATTGGAATCATTGCAAATTGTTGTGATGCCCCACCTTGAAGGAATAATACCTTATAGTTGTCTGGAATATTCATTAATCCTCTTAATGTTTTTTCAGCGTCCCTAATAATCCCCTCAAATGCTTTGGAACGATGACTCATTTCCATTACTGACATACCAGTACCATTGTAATCTAACATTTCTTCTGCTGCTTCTTTAAGCACCTCTTCTGGTAATACAGCTGGTCCTGCTGAAAAATTATATACTCTTGACATAAAAAAAGCCCCCTTAGATATTTTATTTCTATTTCATACATATTATAACACAATTTAAATATCAAGAAATAAATTATGTATAAGTTAAAACATAAAAAATTCGACTATTATAATTTTTTTTATTTAAAGATCCTCAATATAACTATAAAACTACTGCAACATTCCTTATCATAGTCACCTATTAAAATATAACTTACCCTCTCCAATAAAATCCACAAAAAAAAACGCATAGTATTGATAACTAAACTTACGTTATCAAAACTACACACTGTAATATTATTATATATTAATTATCAGAAATTCCACAAATAATTTTTTTCTTAATAAGCAGATTACATATGGTATACTGCACCTGCATCTTTTATACCATATAATAAATCTTATTATCATATCTATCACTATTTTGAAATCTAATTTTAGCAAGTAATAACACTTTTCTCTTCTTACTTGTATAAAAAGTACCTCTTTAGACAGTTTTTATAGTTCTACTTTTAACTGTTACATCATATAAGAAGATTGTTCATTGTTCAAAACATTTTTTATTTTTATGCACGTAACAACTCATCTACATTTTCATCTAAATCAACTTCATTAGCTTGACTATTATTTTGGTTCTTGT
The DNA window shown above is from Clostridium beijerinckii and carries:
- the hppA gene encoding sodium-translocating pyrophosphatase (pyrophosphate-energized proton pump; pyrophosphate-energized inorganic pyrophosphatase; H+-PPase; can cleave pyrophosphate to two phosphates; can generate a proton motive force and drive pyrophosphate synthesis when PMF is sufficient), yielding MMSYFILIYGVIIISSIVIVYLVKYTFSQDTGTDKMQEISNYIKEGAMAFIKRQYKTISILSILTLFLIILCNYIGNSSKGSSIAISMSFRTGIAFIAGAFCSALSGYIGMYMAVHSNVRAAAGARKGLNNALQIALKGGAVTGLAVTALSLLGVASLFLIYGGISGDDTLIKEAPSLIVGFGFGASFVALFAQLGGGIYTKAADVGADLVGKVEAGIPEDDPRNPAVIADLVGDNVGDCAGRGADLFESTAAENVGAMILGVALYPVFGWKGILFPLVARAFGILASIVGIFLVKVKDDNDDPMKALKGGFVITSLINVVLLFFVVRNMLSGTLENGTKVNYIYLYGCALAGIFLSYIFVIITDYYTSITHKPVKDIADACETGAGTNIITGLSVGMESTALPVLFISLCIFVSYKLAALALPGVASAGLYGTAIATMGMLSTCTYILAMDTFGPITDNAGGITEMSGAPEEIRLVTDRLDACGNTTKALTKGYAVGSAALATFLLFSAYLDEVKRILGVPLDSWYAVDIGKPEVFIAGFIGAMIVFLFSSTAIKAVSRAAQYVILEVRRQFKEIPGIMEGTAKPDYARCVDIVTKGALKEMILPGILVISAPILVGVILGKEAAAGFLMITTITGVIMALFLNNGGGAWDNAKKLIELGAHGGKNSEAHKASVVGDTVGDPFKDTAGPSLHVLIKLVSTLTLVFVALFS
- a CDS encoding glycyl-radical enzyme activating protein → MDDMKACIFNIQKYSIHDGPGIRTVVFFKGCPLQCSWCSNPESQNSNVQITWDKYKCLKCFHCLNACKYDSIALKEERITVDAHSCTSCFQCIKGCPKQALTIEGKYYTVSEVLKEVLKDEVFYEESGGGVTLSGGEVLQQHAFAVELLKQLREKNIHTSCETTGYASNKVFKEFIENVDLLLFDMKHYDREKHLKGTKVYNDKIIANLATAIFKDKDVIIRIPVIPAFNDSLEDAQGFCDLLKTIGAKKVNLLPFHQFGQKKYALINKSYALQNVTQLHEEDLISYRQIFIENGLDCTF
- a CDS encoding DeoR family transcriptional regulator, with the translated sequence MISRQTKLLQLVNDNKRIEVSKIAEVLSVSQVTIRKDLSVLEEKGLLRREHGYAVINSNDDINNRLAFNYDIKQKIAKQAAELVSNGETVMIESGSCCALLANEIAQNKRDVTIITNSAFIASYIREAPFAKVVLLGGDYQPESQVLVGPITRRCAKDFFVDKLFVGTDGFTIKSGFTGTNHMRTETVKAMAESANNVIILTESSKFSKQGVVVQFKANEVNFVLTDDNIPTEFKDILLEHKVNIQTVSVD
- a CDS encoding 3-phosphoserine/phosphohydroxythreonine aminotransferase — encoded protein: MSRVYNFSAGPAVLPEEVLKEAAEEMLDYNGTGMSVMEMSHRSKAFEGIIRDAEKTLRGLMNIPDNYKVLFLQGGASQQFAMIPMNLMKNKVVDHIITGQWAKKAATEAKIYGKVNILASSEDKTFTYIPDMKDIKISDDADYVYICHNNTIYGTKFNELPDVGDKILVADMSSDILSEPVDVTKYGLIFAGVQKNIGPAGMVVVIIREDLITDDVLPGTPTMLKYKIHADNDSLYNTPPAYGIYICGKVFNWVKNLGGLEAMKKINEEKASILYDFLDSSSMFKGTVVKKDRSLMNVPFVTGSDELDAKFVKESKAAGFENLKGHRSVGGMRASIYNAMPIEGVKDLVEFMKKFEAENK